One genomic window of Entelurus aequoreus isolate RoL-2023_Sb linkage group LG07, RoL_Eaeq_v1.1, whole genome shotgun sequence includes the following:
- the LOC133653001 gene encoding zinc finger protein 419-like, producing MASGVLQVPRSHLSTTTGTLLHQPECVRPECSVSLGDATELPIRREAKCTLSELAPCPFCEPGSSLQHHECDRTCLAVPPARMIDIPSPVRSPSGRPRHAGSSPDGCAPCGGHADMPCPPQDIYREPSHLADARRTELSPPTCEDSEVSGPGRPQVCPRTFRAEVELKSARREVRVAPLIGSKKPTGGVAPGSRMFFRSASEFCAFRKAKQTMKARTKGKSASETTTTLQRRQKKSYPCRVCGKLFLHHLSLDAHYTATSCVGAAHKSKAKEAHLTEHTPNHRAKTGLPGRPTKAEEARLDFPCPSCTKVFPLQSQLREHAQLHDSSQASRECSVCAQEVHAFKRAPSRRKRSYHCLPCREGFSALDSFLEHCQEHLRARGDDEEEEEEDGVVMAGYKHQDG from the coding sequence ATGGCGTCCGGAGTGCTTCAAGTCCCCAGGAGTCATTTGTCTACAACAACGGGGACACTGTTGCATCAGCCTGAATGTGTCCGTCCAGAATGTTCCGTAAGCCTCGGTGATGCCACGGAGCTGCCGATCCGCCGGGAAGCAAAATGCACCTTATCGGAGCTCGCCCCGTGCCCTTTCTGCGAGCCGGGGTCCTCCTTGCAGCATCACGAGTGCGATCGGACTTGCCTCGCAGTGCCACCTGCACGCATGATTGACATACCCAGCCCCGTGAGGTCGCCCAGCGGACGCCCTCGCCATGCGGGCAGTAGCCCAGATGGGTGCGCTCCGTGCGGGGGACACGCTGACATGCCGTGTCCCCCGCAGGATATCTACAGGGAACCGTCTCATCTTGCGGACGCCAGGCGCACAGAACTCTCTCCGCCGACTTGTGAGGACTCGGAAGTCTCCGGACCCGGTAGGCCTCAGGTCTGTCCGAGGACCTTCCGTGCAGAGGTAGAACTGAAGAGCGCCCGCAGAGAGGTCCGGGTGGCTCCACTCATTGGGTCCAAAAAGCCGACCGGTGGCGTTGCTCCTGGTTCTAGAATGTTCTTCAGGTCCGCCTCGGAGTTCTGCGCGTTCAGGAAAGCCAAGCAAACTATGAAAGCGCGCACGAAGGGAAAGTCCGCCAGCGAGACGACGACGACGCTGCAGCGCAGGCAGAAGAAATCTTACCCGTGCCGAGTCTGCGGCAAGCTCTTCCTCCACCATCTGTCTCTGGACGCTCACTACACGGCCACCTCGTGTGTCGGCGCCGCGCACAAAAGCAAGGCCAAAGAGGCCCACTTAACCGAACACACTCCGAACCATCGGGCGAAGACCGGCCTACCCGGGAGGCCTACGAAGGCGGAGGAGGCGCGGCTTGACTTCCCCTGCCCCTCATGCACCAAAGTCTTCCCGCTGCAGTCGCAGCTGAGGGAGCACGCCCAGCTGCACGACTCCTCCCAGGCCAGCAGGGAGTGCAGCGTGTGCGCGCAGGAGGTGCACGCCTTCAAGCGGGCGCCGTCCAGGAGAAAGCGCTCCTACCACTGCCTGCCTTGCCGGGAGGGCTTCTCTGCGCTCGACTCCTTCCTGGAGCATTGTCAGGAGCACCTGCGAGCCCGGGgggatgatgaggaggaggaggaagaggacggCGTCGTCATGGCGGGGTACAAACATCAAGACGGCTAA